In Cicer arietinum cultivar CDC Frontier isolate Library 1 chromosome 7, Cicar.CDCFrontier_v2.0, whole genome shotgun sequence, a single window of DNA contains:
- the LOC101513209 gene encoding S-adenosylmethionine synthase, with amino-acid sequence MAETFLFTSESVNEGHPDKLCDQISDAVLDACLEQDQDSKVACETCTKTNLVMVFGEITTKANVDYEKIVRDTCRKIGFVSDDVGLDADNCKVLVNIEQQSPDIAQGVHGHLTKRPEEIGAGDQGHMFGYATDETPELMPLSHVLATKLGARLTDVRKNGTCPWLRPDGKTQVTVEYYNDKGAMVPVRVHTVLISTQHDETVTNDEIAADLKEHVIKPVIPEKYLDSKTIFHLNPSGRFVIGGPHGDAGLTGRKIIIDTYGGWGAHGGGAFSGKDPTKVDRSGAYIVRQAAKSIVANGLARRCIVQVSYAIGVPEPLSVFVDTYGTGKIPDKEILTIVKNSFDFRPGMISINLDLKRGGNSRFLKTAAYGHFGRDDPDFTWEVVKPLKWEKA; translated from the coding sequence ATGGCAGAGACATTTCTATTTACCTCTGAGTCGGTGAACGAGGGTCACCCTGACAAACTTTGTGATCAAATCTCCGATGCTGTTCTAGATGCATGCCTTGAACAGGACCAAGACAGCAAGGTTGCATGTGAAACTTGCACCAAAACTAACTTGGTTATGGTATTTGGAGAGATCACAACCAAGGCTAATGTTGACTATGAGAAAATTGTTCGTGACACCTGCAGAAAAATTGGGTTTGTTTCGGATGATGTTGGTCTTGATGCTGACAATTGCAAAGTTCTTGTCAATATTGAACAGCAGAGTCCTGATATTGCTCAGGGTGTACATGGCCATCTCACCAAAAGACCTGAGGAAATTGGTGCTGGTGACCAGGGTCACATGTTTGGCTATGCCACTGACGAGACTCCTGAATTGATGCCCTTGAGCCACGTTCTTGCAACAAAGCTTGGTGCTCGTCTCACCGACGTTCGCAAGAATGGCACATGCCCTTGGTTGAGACCTGACGGCAAGACTCAAGTCACTGTTGAGTATTACAATGACAAAGGTGCCATGGTTCCTGTTCGTGTCCACACAGTACTTATCTCTACACAACACGACGAGACTGTCACCAATGATGAAATTGCTGCTGATCTCAAAGAGCATGTTATCAAGCCTGTCATTCCTGAGAAGTATCTCgattcaaagaccatttttcaCTTGAACCCTTCTGGCCGTTTTGTCATCGGAGGTCCTCATGGTGATGCCGGTCTCACCGGCCGGAAGATCATCATCGACACTTATGGTGGATGGGGTGCACATGGTGGTGGTGCTTTCTCAGGAAAGGACCCAACAAAGGTTGATAGGAGTGGAGCTTACATTGTGAGGCAAGCTGCTAAGAGCATTGTTGCAAATGGACTTGCAAGGAGGTGCATTGTGCAAGTGTCCTATGCTATTGGTGTGCCTGAGCCTTTATCTGTGTTTGTTGACACATATGGTACAGGGAAGATCCCTGATAAAGAGATCCTCACTATCGTGAAGAACAGCTTTGATTTCAGGCCCGGCATGATCtctatcaaccttgatctgaAGAGGGGTGGGAATAGCAGGTTCTTAAAGACTGCTGCTTATGGACATTTTGGTAGGGATGATCCTGATTTCACATGGGAAGTGGTGAAGCCTCTTAAATGGGAAAAGGCTTAA
- the LOC101513841 gene encoding autophagy-related protein 8i, whose protein sequence is MGKINSFKHEFSLDERRKDSQSIITKYPDRIPVIIEKYSKTDLAELDKKKFLVPRDMSVGQFIHILSSRLHLAPGKAMFIFVKNTLPQTASLMNSVYQTYKDEDGFLYMCYSSEKTFG, encoded by the exons ATGGGCAAGATTAATTCCTTCAAACATGAATTCTCACTCG ATGAACGACGCAAAGATTCACAAAGCATCATAACTAAATACCCCGATCGAATTCCT GTTATTATTGAGAAATATTCTAAAACAGATTTGGctgaattggacaagaagaa gtttttggttccTCGAGATATGTCGGTTGGACAGTTTATTCACATTTTAAGTAGTAGGCTGCATTTGGCTCCGGGGAAAGCAATgtttatttttgtgaaaaacaCATTGCCTCAAACCG CTAGTCTTATGAACTCGGTCTACCAAACTTACAAGGACGAGGATGGGTTTCTGTACATGTGTTACAGCAGTGAGAAAACATTTGGTTAA
- the LOC101513533 gene encoding uncharacterized protein, whose product MDTQDGISRSTVEASPAHYIMKIQSFSLLTNNSIERYESGKFEAGGHKWKLVLYPSGNKNKNVKDHISLYLALEESSSLHPGWEIYVNFKLFLFDQNNDNYLVVQDAVKKERRFHRMKVEWGFDQFIPLKDFNHQGSKGYLVDDICVFGVEVFVXRESHTGKGESLIMMKDVLPYKHVWEIKDFSKLDSECYDSKLFNSGNYKWKIKLYPKGKGTEFARYLALYLALDNPTALPPGCKIYAQTTLRILDQKQAKHQSGKANYWFSASNHEHGATRFLLINNFTSQYLGYLIKDTCFVDAEVTVLGVVDALT is encoded by the exons ATGGATACCCAAGATG GCATCTCTAGATCTACAGTAGAAGCTTCACCAGCCCATTACATAATGAAAATACAATCATTTTCACTCCTCACTAATAACTCTATTGAGAGATATGAATCAGGGAAATTTGAAGCTGGAGGCCACAAATG GAAGTTAGTTCTGTACCCAAGTGGAAACAAGAACAAGAATGTAAAGGACCATATTTCACTATATTTGGCATTGGAAGAATCAAGCTCACTTCACCCTGGTTGGGAAAtctatgttaattttaaattgtttttgtttgaTCAGAACAATGACAATTACCTAGTTGTCCAAG ATGCTgtgaaaaaggaaagaagatTTCACAGAATGAAGGTCGAATGGGGATTCGATCAATTTATTCCTCTCAAGGACTTCAATCATCAGGGCTCTAAAGGTTATCTAGTGGATGATATATGTGTGTTTGGAGTAGAAGTCTTTGT NNNNAGGGAAAGCCACACAGGGAAAGGAGAATCTTTGATAATGATGAAGGATGTCCTCCCCTATAAGCACGTTTGGGAAATTAAGGACTTCTCAAAATTGGATTCAGAATGTTATGACTCTAAACTATTCAATTCTGGAAATTACAAGTG GAAGATAAAACTATATCCCAAAGGAAAAGGCACTGAATTTGCCAGATATCTTGCTCTATACCTAGCTTTAGATAACCCAACAGCCCTTCCACCGGGTTGCAAAATATATGCACAGACGACATTACGCATACTTGACCAGAAACAAGCCAAGCATCAATCTGGGAAGG CTAATTACTGGTTTAGTGCCTCAAACCATGAACATGGCGCAACCAGATTTCTTTTGATCAATAATTTCACCAGTCAATACTTGGGGTATCTGATAAAGGACACTTGCTTTGTAGATGCTGAGGTAACAGTTCTTGGAGTGGTTGATGCCTTGACCTGA